The DNA sequence GTATTGCAttgtttgtctttatatttttcacAGCCACGCAGCCGGGGTAAGAGTTCAGTAaatactgatgatgtcatcgtcTGAAGATGGCTGAAGGGTGAGAGTGAACTCGCaaattactttttgttttaaagtatCATTTAGCAGAGGACACTGACGTCGTCTGAGTGTCATGTCTCTCGTTGCGTTGTGTGTCTTATAAGGTTTGGCGCGGTGACTTTGAGTGAACGCTGCACTTCACAGCTCACGGAATCAGTTCAGGAAGTGCATTTGTTTACCAAAACATAGCATGGCTAGCATTAGCACAGCCTGGTTAGCAACGGTGCAGAGCAGCTTAAATCACGCAGTAACACTCAGACGACTGTATGTGTGCTTCATTCTCACGTTTAGCGTTTATATGCAGCCTTCACGATCGTATTCGTGGCTTGGTTCGTCAAGTTAGCCTGCTTTGCACTGATAACACACGCTAGCTAGCTCGTTTAGCTTGCTAGGCTGTGTGTGCCAAATTAATGTTAGCGATTGTTAGAGAAAGTCAACAACTGACGTATAAGAAGTATGAAGTCTCGTCAGATTCACCAACGATGTTGAGCCTTTGATACATTTATGTTGGTTGGTTGTGGTGTTATGTTCGTGTAAATCTTTTCCTCCGCTGGTTTCATTTCATGAAGTAGCTCACGTCAATGTCTAAATGCCTGTCTGATTACAGAGAAGGCTGGTGGGGAGGctggcttcagcagagcttccAGGCCGTCAAAGATAAGGTAACTGACATGAAAATGAGATGTTTACGTGTCTTTACTAGCAGCTCAGCATTTACAATGTCCTGACAGTGTTGCACTCCTCCTCCAGGCTGAACACACAGTTGTCCAGCTCAGTATCTACATCTATAGTCGACCTTTTTAATGGTGGCATGATTGAGGAAcctctttaaataaataatactaaaaaaaGATGAGTACACATCATTGTTGAGTTTGAAAGCAAGCTCAGATTACCTCTATCTGTAAGCAGGAGCCAGACTATCAAGAAAGTTACATAGCTTCAGTTGTCAGAGCAGCTCTTGTACTAGGTAATTTAAGTATTTTAGAACAAACTCACAATGCCAAAAGCTGTTGAACTCTGTTACTTAAAGGCCAGAGGTTACTGAAGCAAAATTATGAAAAGTTAGTATATTCCCTATCTTTTGAAATAGCTATTTTCCAtagtttttatgtatttaccTAAACTGTATTTGActgtatatattgttttattgaggtttttattgttattgttttattgaataACTTCCCCAACTGAGATCATAAATTTGAATCTGGATGTCGATCTTGATAATTTAATGTTTCTTTGCAGTCATCTGAGGCCTTAGAATTCTTAAAGCGAGACCTGACAGAGTTCTCCACTGTGGTGCAACATGACACAACCTGCTCGATTGTGGCCACAGCCAATGCTGTCAGAAACAAGCTTGCAGTAAGTTGCAACATTTCCCTTGATCgttctttttaaatcacagcatcTCCTTACAGTCTGTGTTCATGTAGCGTGAAGACTGCTAAATGCCAAATGTAACCTGTCTTTTCCAGGTGGAAGGTTCCTCTGAGACCTCAGAAAAGGTGAAGAAGGGCCTCTCAAGTTTCTTAGGGGTGATATCAGACACGCTTGCTCCACCGCCTGATAAAACCAttgactgtgatgtcatcacattgGTGGCAACACCCGCAGGAACAACGGAGGTTTACGACAGTTCTAAGGTGGGCAAATGTTAGTCTTATACTTTTAGCTGAACAGTTGACTTTAACAGTCtcctgtttgaaaaacaaatttacTGTACCACAAACAGTGAgtttcaaatgttaaaactgcACGGCTAAGCACGATTCTTTTGCATGGGGGGGAAACATAAGGTTCTGGTTGACCCctatgaaaatattaaaaagaaagaagaaagtgaaACGTGGTGTTTAAAGAAAGTGTTGATTCAGGGCAGATTTAATCTGCTTATATTTTTTACAAGAGGCTAGAGGACTATGAAAGTTAGCACATGATGTGCATGTGGGAACTAAACAACCACAGCtaagagtttgtttttcctgcaggcACGTCTCTACAGTCTGCAAGCTGACCCTGCGACATACTGCAATGAGCCTGATGGTAAGACAGCACACAGTGAAGTGATGCAAGTCCCCAAACAGAGTGATGGAGCAGTatttgttacattatgttagGCTGTGGGTAGGGCTTTTCTTTGGTATTGTTCAAAGCTAGTTCAAAAGGGCTGTCATGATGTCAAGATTTCCTCTACACTAATAAGTAAGCTACACATATTTGCAATAATGATATCATCATGActtctatatttaaaaaaaaaaaaggaaaaatagtGCAAACAAATCCATCTTTAACTTTGTGTACTGTGTgccttgtttcagttttttggtGTAAGGTAGGTTGAGTGAGAGTTTGCAACCATAACAAGTGCACACAAGGAACAACTGCCATCAACTATTCAATTACTGGTAAAAAGCAATCAGATgaactcaaaaacaaaatatgccCAAGGCCTATCATCGTTTATTGTTAACTCAGTGTTCCATTGTATTACCACGATTATCGCTGTTTCAATACATATTGGTTgacatacatttttgaatgtctGATCACTTTGTTTAAACCTGGTATTGTTGCACAGTTGTAAGTAAAGGTTAGGCTTCTAGGTCAGATCATAATTGCTATTattacactgttgttgttgttgttattatctgCCTTTAAATGCTGCCTTCAAAACTTTTGTTCAGTATTCATAAATAATTAGCAGGATTTGAATGCTCATCAGCAACAGAACTATTTATCAGGGTGGAATTACTGGTTTGCTGGATTTGTGTACTTATCCTCTATAGATGGATAAGATACTGCATGCTTTCTAAATATTTGCTGATCCCCCCCTGGTATCTTCAAAGTGTATTTTAATGAGAAATTATTTTTGTGCAGGTCCCCTGGAGCAGTTTGATAACTGGCTGTGCAGCTTTAACCTGGAAGATAAGAAAGGAGAAATCTCTGAGCTTTTGGTCAGCAGTCCCTCTATACGAGCGCTCTACACCAAAATGGTAACTGTTGTTGCTTTTGCCAACGCTTACTTATACACAGCACAGCCTTTGTTTTGAACTCATACTTTGCATACACTTTGCATGCCTTTGGAAAGCTGTAACTGCCATAACAGCTTTCAAATGCTAAAAGGACACCTGTACTTTTCATTTACAGGTGCCAGCAGCTGTAGCCCATTCAGAATTCTGGCAGAGGTATTTCTACAAAGTTTTCCAGTTGGACCAGGTAATCATGTTATTAAATAAAGTATAGTGTGCTCTGAACTGCAGTAGTCTATCACATCAGCTCATTTCATCTTTGGTGCCACCTACTGGCTGATTTTAGAACTGCCTTGAATTGATAAGTAGTTGTTTAAGTTGGGgaatttttttaaacattcttaTGGTCTGAGGTTATTGCCAGTGGTGCCATCTTCCCACTGTGTTTATTGAAAGGCCTGCTTATGTACTTTAATATGCTGATGCTGCTAATAAGCTGACCATACaatatttaactttttgaaaaagaaagacgATTAATGCATGATGATGCAAGAACAACAATGTAACTGTCGTCTCATTATGAAAATCACTATAATTGTCCTTTTGCACACACTACAATCTTTGTATTATTGAATATATTGAAAATTCTTTGCCATCGTGTCTTGTAGGAAGAGGCCAGGAGAGTGGCATTGAAGCAGAGGGCAgaactgaccacacacacagagactctgggctgggaggaggaggaggaggagggtatGCTGTCGTCTGTTTTACGTGCTTCATAAACTGATTCACTTTCAACCCTGTCACTAACACTGGTATTTCTGCTGTCGCTGTCAGATGACTTCCTCGGCTCCACGTCATCATCTCATCTCAACTATACACCTCAATTGGACAACAGCTCAACCCGGCTGCCCGTGACTTTGACAGGAACAGAACTCACTCTGCTGAGCCCCGTGCTGTCTCCCAACGAGGAGCGCGACGCCACCCTCTCGGTCAGCAGCGACAGCGTCAGCCTGCCAACGCAGGTGGAAGTGAGGCCAGAGCCCGTTGCTGTGGAGCTGGCTGAGAAACTGACAGAAGCTAGCTTGGAAGATGGTGAAGACAAGACACAAGAAGAGCAGAGACCTGGAAAGAGTGACTTACCTCTTGTTGCTCAAGTGGAAGCTGTTACCCAGCTGGAGGCAACTGTAGAGGGGGCATCAGGGCAGGCTTCTGCCCCCACCTCTAAACCAGAAacagtgaaggaggaggggcCGCAGGACCTGAGAGTGTTTGAGCTGAACTCAGACAGTGGGAAATCTACACCTTCTAACAATGGAAAGAAAGGTATGATGACCTGAGGACGTTTTTCAGTTGGCAGAGAGATTCTTAGTGTTTCAGTTAGGATTATAAATTGGAGCAGGATTAAGTTAAGCGATGTGGTTATGGGTTTTCCACTGAATTGGCTTAAAAGAAGGTCACAAAATCTGTCTTTCACACTCCAGGGTCCAGCACTGATGTGAGTGAGGACTGGGAGAAAGACTTTGACCTGGacatgacagaggaggaggtacAGATGGCTCTCTCTAAAATAGAAGCTTCTGGAGAGGTAAGTGTGAAGTTACAAACCCTAGTCCACAtaagttgggatgctgtgtaaaacatggataaaaacagaatgtgatccTTTGCAAATAAATCCCATGTCCTTCAAAAAGTGGTGAACCTTGCCTCTTCCTTGTTAATGAGCGACAGCCTTTGAAGGATGCCCCCATCTTACTCAATCAGGATAATATCACCTTTTACTAGTGAACCTGCTTACCTATGCTCTGGCTCCAAACACGTGTTTTTGGAGCACTCCAGAATTTTTCCTAGTCTTTTGTTCCTGCTTTCCCAACTTGGTTAAACtgtgttgctggcatcaaattcagaatgtTACCCATGAAATacattgttttcaaatgagTATATGTTGAATAGGATTAGAAAATCATCCcattcagttttgtttacaCCGTGTTCAAACTTTTTTTGAAAACCctttttgtgttgcttttcacCAGGTGGATGAAGACTGGGAGAACTGGGACTGAGAGCCGCCGCAACATGAACTCTGTGCCGCCATTAAAGCTAGTTCTCTGCAGACGAACCATGCTTAACGTGTTTTAACTCTTTGTCCACACTGTCACCATGTCATGATTGTCAGTAGAGGATTTTCCGGCGGGTTTGGACCACAGTGGTGAACCTGTTGAACAGAGCAACGGTAAGACCAAGGCAATAAGAATTCAACTGCTTTGTCAGTTTAGTGCAGATAGGCCACTCGAGAGGGTAATGACTCAGGTCTTGGCTATTTCTTGGCGTAACGTCTGACTTAGAGAGTGTGCAACACTTGTAATAGATAGAAGTTGCAATCCTTCTGACCTTTAAATCTTAAGGACAATGTGACGAGTCAGAATGTGACAGAAGGAgctgtttcccttttttctttctgccattAAATACATCATGTACGTTGCAAGTGTGTTTTAAGTTGGGCAAAGACTTAAATGCAGGCTGTAACATAGCCATAAACTGTAATGCTGCTTGTCACCTTTCTGAGATTAAATACTCTGCGAGGGATATGTAAATGGTGATGATCGATTCATTAAATACTCTTTGAGGGATATGTAAATGGTGATGATCGGTTCATTTAATTCTACctatgtttctttctttctgtctttctgtctctctctctctctctctctctctctctctctctctctctctctctctctctctctctctctctctctctctattatGCAAGTGAAtcttcaaaatgtgaaaatacttaaaatacTTTGGCCTTCATCCATAGAGCACCTTTCATTTTGGATTCACTCCCAACTCTAAACATATGGCcttgtaaaacacacattggTGTGATGATactcttcaaatgtttttgttacaaGTCAGTCATCTGAAAG is a window from the Acanthopagrus latus isolate v.2019 chromosome 16, fAcaLat1.1, whole genome shotgun sequence genome containing:
- the bsdc1 gene encoding BSD domain-containing protein 1 isoform X2 — its product is MAEGEGWWGGWLQQSFQAVKDKSSEALEFLKRDLTEFSTVVQHDTTCSIVATANAVRNKLAVEGSSETSEKVKKGLSSFLGVISDTLAPPPDKTIDCDVITLVATPAGTTEVYDSSKARLYSLQADPATYCNEPDGPLEQFDNWLCSFNLEDKKGEISELLVSSPSIRALYTKMVPAAVAHSEFWQRYFYKVFQLDQEEARRVALKQRAELTTHTETLGWEEEEEEDDFLGSTSSSHLNYTPQLDNSSTRLPVTLTGTELTLLSPVLSPNEERDATLSVSSDSVSLPTQVEVRPEPVAVELAEKLTEASLEDGEDKTQEEQRPGKSDLPLVAQVEAVTQLEATVEGASGQASAPTSKPETVKEEGPQDLRVFELNSDSGKSTPSNNGKKGSSTDVSEDWEKDFDLDMTEEEVQMALSKIEASGEVDEDWENWD
- the bsdc1 gene encoding BSD domain-containing protein 1 isoform X1, with the protein product MASISTAWLATVQSSLNHAVTLRRLEGWWGGWLQQSFQAVKDKSSEALEFLKRDLTEFSTVVQHDTTCSIVATANAVRNKLAVEGSSETSEKVKKGLSSFLGVISDTLAPPPDKTIDCDVITLVATPAGTTEVYDSSKARLYSLQADPATYCNEPDGPLEQFDNWLCSFNLEDKKGEISELLVSSPSIRALYTKMVPAAVAHSEFWQRYFYKVFQLDQEEARRVALKQRAELTTHTETLGWEEEEEEDDFLGSTSSSHLNYTPQLDNSSTRLPVTLTGTELTLLSPVLSPNEERDATLSVSSDSVSLPTQVEVRPEPVAVELAEKLTEASLEDGEDKTQEEQRPGKSDLPLVAQVEAVTQLEATVEGASGQASAPTSKPETVKEEGPQDLRVFELNSDSGKSTPSNNGKKGSSTDVSEDWEKDFDLDMTEEEVQMALSKIEASGEVDEDWENWD